TCGCCGCCTACGAGCGCGTGGTGCGCTCCCGCAGCGCCGACGGCGCGATCGTCACCAGCTCAGCGGTGGACGACTTCCACGTCGAGGAGCTCGTCGCCTCCGGTCTCCCCGTCGTGCTGATCGGCAACTTCCCGTACCTCCCCGGCTCGGTCAGCATCGGCATCGACGACGTCGCCGCGACGCGCACGCTGACCGAGCACCTGATCGACGTGCACGGCCGCCGCCGGCTCGTGCACGTGACCGGCCCGCTCGACCACCAGACCGGCCTCGACCGGCGGGAGGGCTTCCTCGCCGCTGTGCGCTCGCGCCGCCTCGAAGACGACGCGCAGATCGTGCGCGGCGAGTTCAACGAGGAGTCCGGCGCCGCCGCGGTCGTCGCGGCGCTGGCCGACGACCGGGAGGTCGACGGCATCGTGTTCGCGAACGACGACATGGCGTTCGGCGGCCTCCAGGAGCTCAAGCGAGCGGGACTCCGCGTTCCGGAGGACATCTCGATCGTCGGCTTCGACGACTTCGGGCTCGCCCGCGTCACCACTCCCGGCATCACGACCATCGCCGTGCCCGCCGAGGAGATGGCCCGCCGCGCCACCGAACGGCTCTTCGACCTCGTGGAGGGCCGGTTCGACGGGCCCGCGCACGAGGAGCTCGGCGTGACCTTCGTGCCGCGTCGCTCGTGCGGCTGCCCGGATGCGACGTGAACGACGCGACGTGAACGTCGCCACCTGACCCGCTGCCCTCCCCCTGACCCATCCCGATACCGTTCCACCCGCTTCACCCGCCCACCGCACCATCCCCTCTCCACCCACCCACAGCACCGCCCCCTCCCCCTCATCTGCACTGCTCAAAGGAGAACACTCGATGAAAATCCGCAGATCCCTCGTCGTCGTAGCCGGTGTGGCCGCGTCGATGCTGGCGCTCACCGCCTGCTCTGGCACCTCCGGAACGTCCGGCGGCAAGGTCGACCTCACCGTCTGGACCGGGTTCACCGGCGGCGACCGTCCCGGCTACGACACCATCGTCAAGGACTTCAACGCCTCGCACCCGAACATCCACGTCACCATGAACGTGCAGCCCTGGGACACCATCGCCCAGAAGCTGCCGTCCGCGTGGCTGACCGGCCAGGGCCCCGACATCGCGGCGCCCTCCAGCGACCCGAACGCCATCGCCCAGTACGTGAAGACCAACTCGGTGCTCGCCATCACGAACACCGGCTCGGGCGACACGAAGATCAACACCGACAAGCTCGCGCCCGGCACCGTGAAGGAGTTCACCTACGACGGCAAGCTCTACGCCGTCCCCGCGAACTTCGCGACGCTCAGCCTGTACTACAACAAGAAGGCGTTCGCCGCGGCCGGGATCGCCGCTGCCCCGACCACCGTCGCCGAGCTCCAGGCCGACGCCAAGAAGCTGACGATCAACGGCGGCCAGACGCAGTACGGCCTGTCCCTCGCGGACAACCAGACCATCCAGATGTGGCCGATCCTGCAGTGGCTGGAGGGCGGCGACATCGTCGACGCGAAGGGCTGCAGCGTCGTGCAGACCAGCGCGGGCCAGAAGAGCCTGTCGACCTGGAGCGATCTGGTCGTCCAGGACAAGATCTCCCCCGTCGGGCAGACCGGCGCCCAGGCGGACTCGCTGTTCTCCGCCGGCAAGGCCGCGATGGAGATCAACGGTCCGTGGGCCGCCCCCGGCTACAAGTCGGCGGGCATCGACCTCGGCATCGCGAAGATCCCGGTCGGGGTCGACGGCTCGAGCGTGACGCTCGGCGCCACCGCCCCGCTCGCGATCTCGGCCAAGTCGAAGCACCCGCAGGAGGCGCAGGAGTTCCTCGCCTACTGGACGAGCAAGACCGAGCAGCAGAAGTTCTCGCTGCAGACCGGCTTCCCGCCGCTGCGCACCGACCTGGCCGACGACGCCAAGCTGAAGGCCGACCCGACCGTGTCGATCTTCACCTCGCAGGTCCCGGACTCGCGGCTCTACCTGCCGCACGTCACCAACGCGACCCAGGTCGACGCCAACGCGTACGTGCCGCTGATCGGGCAGATCACCCGCGGGACCTCCGTCGGCTCCGCCACCGCCGACGCCGCCAAGACGATCGACAGCCTGACCGGGTGCAGCAAGTAGTGAGCACCCACACCACCGAGCCCGCCCTGTCCCGCCCCGCGCGGGACGGGGCGGGTCCCCTCCCCCGCACCGAGGCACCGGTGCGGCGGGGCCCGCGCGGCGACGCGAGCCCGCGCCGCCGCCGGCGCCGGTTCCAGCCGGCCTGGCTGTTCATGGCGCCGAGCCTGATCATCCTGGGCGTCTTCGTCCTGTTCCCGATCCTGCAGACGCTGTACTACAGCTTCTTCGACTGGACGATCGGGGCGTCCACCCAGACGTTCCTCGGGTTCGGCAACTACATCAAGCTCTTCCAGGACCCGCAGTTCTGGAACGCCCTCGGCGTCACCCTGGTCTTCTCCGCGTTCGCCGTGGTCCTCCAGGTCACCCTCGGCTTCGGCTCCGCGCTGCTTCTGCTGAAGGAGAACCTGATCACCCGGGTCGTCCGGTCGGTGTTCTTCTTTCCGACGATCGTGTCGTTCGTCACCATCGGCCTGGTCTGGAAGTTCCTGCTCGACCCGAGCATCGGCCTCGTCGGCGGCCTCACGCAGCTCCTCGGACTCCAGCCGGTCGCCTGGCTGACGTCGACCTCCCTCGCGCTGCCGAGCGTCATCTTCGTGGCCGTCTGGCGCAGCGTCGGCTTCGCCATGATCCTGTTCGTCGCCGCGCTGAAGGCCGTGCCGGCCGAGCGGTACGAGGCCGCCCGCCTCGACGGCGCGAACAACCGGCAGCTCACCCTCTTCATCACCATCCCGAGCGTGCGGCCGACCCTGCTGTTCGCGACGATGATCCTCACCATCCAGTCGCTGCAGGTGTTCGACCTGGTCTACGTGATGACCGACGGCGGCCCGGTGTTCCGCACGGACAGCCTGGTGAACCTCATCTACCGGGACGGCTTCGTGAATTACCAGACCGGCTACGCGTCGGCGATCTCGTGGGTCCTTTTCGCCCTCATCATGCTCCTCTCGCTCCTCCAGCTCAGATTGTTCAGGTACAACGATGTCGACTGAAACCGGTGTCCGCGTGCGACGCCCCGGCGCTGTGACAGCGCTGGCTGCCTCGTCCAAATGGATCTTCCTGGGGATCGGCCTGCTGTTCGCGATCGTGCCGTTCATCTGGATGGTGTCCGGATCGTTCCGCAGCGAGAGCGACCTCTTCGGCAACCCCGCCTCGCTGTTCCCGACCTCGATCACGCTGCACGGCTACCTCGGCGTGTGGGAGCAGCTGCCGTTCCTGCGGCTGCTCGGCAACACGTTCCTCTTCGCGGGCGTGACCACCGTCGCGACGCTGCTGTTCGACTCGCTGTGCGCCTACGCGCTGGCCCGGCTGAAGTTCCGCGGCAGGAACCTCGCGTTCATCCTGGTCATCGCCACGCTGATGGTGCCGTTCCAGGTGACGCTCATCCCGGTGTTCATCGAGCTGTTCCACTTCGGCTGGCTGAACACCTACCAGGGGCTGATCGTGCCGCGCGCGACGAGCGCGTTCGGCATCTTCCTGTTCCGGCAGTTCTTCATCAGCATCCCCACCGAGCTGGACGAGGCCGCCCGGATCGACGGCGCCGGCCACTTCCGCATCTACTGGAAGATCATCCTGCCGCTGGCCAAGCCCGCCATCGCGACCGTCGCGATCCTCAACTTCATGAACCTGTGGAACGACCTGCTCTGGCCGCTCGTCGTCACCAGCGACCCCAACATGCTCACGCTGCCCGCCGGACTCACCTTGTTCGGAGGCCAGCACGTGACCGACCATGCCGTCCTCCTCGCGGGCGCCACCATCTCGCTCATCCCGATCGCCGTCGCGTTCTTCTTCGCGCAGAAGTACTTCGTGGCCGGCGTCGCCACGACGGGGCTCAAGTGACGGCCGCGGGGCTGGGGCCGGGCGAGTTCGCCTGGGCCGCCGGGATCGAGGACACCTGCGTCTACCCGCCGGAGCACTTCGCGATGGCCGACCTGGACGAGTACGACCTCACCGACCACACCGGCAACTGGCGGGACGACCTCCGCGCGGTCCGCGACCTGGGCGCGACTGTGCTGCGCTACGGCGTGAACTGGCCGCTCGTCCACACCGCGCCGGGGGTGTTCGACTGGACGATGCTGGACGAGCGCCTGCGGTACGCCTCCGAGGAGCTCGGGCTGACCGTGATCGCGGACCTCGTGCACTACGGCACGCCCACCTGGCTGCGGGCGTCGTTCGCCGACGCGCGCTACCCGCAGACCGTCGCGGAGTTCGCCGGCGCGTTCGCCGCACGCTACCGCGGAGTCGTGGACCACGTGACGCCCCTCAACGAGCCGCTCACCACCGCGTCGTTCTGCGGCCTGCGCGGCGTGTGGCCGCCGTCGCTCACCGGCTGGGACGGCTGGACCGCCGTGACCCTCGGCGTCGTGGAGGGCATGGCCGAGACGATCCGCGCCGTCCGCGCCGCGAACCCGGACGCCGTGATCGTGCACGTGGAGGCGACCTCCCAGTACAGCACCGACGACGCGGGGCTCGCCGAGAATGCGGGGCTCGCCGAGCACGCGGCGCTGCTGGAGTCGGTGGGGATGCTGCCGACCGACCTCCTGCTCGGCCGCGTCCACCCGTCCCACCCGCTGCACGCCTGGCTGCTGGAGCAGGGCGCTTCGCCCGAGCGCCTCGAACGCCTCACCGTCACCCCGCCGACCGTCGACCTGCTGGGCGTCAACTACTATCCGGACCTATCGCCGCGCACCCTCGTGCAGCGCGCCGACGAGGTGGCGCAGGTGGCGACCAACCGCTGGAGCGACGGCCTCGCCGACAGCCTGCGCGCGTTCTCCGCCCGGTACGGCCTCCCGATGCTGATCACCGAGACGAGCATCGAGGGCGACGACGAGCTCCGGTCCGCGTGGCTGGACGACTCGGTCCGCTCGATCGGCGAACTGCGTGCGCAGGGTCTGGACATCCGCGGCTACACCTGGTGGCCGGTCTTCGACTTCGTGGACTGGTCGTACGCGTCCGGCGGCCGCAACGTCGAGGAGTTCGTGGTGGACGACGACATCGTCGCCGCCCGCCAGCACTCCGGCGACGGCGCGGAGGACGGGCGGCGCGCGAAGACGCCGTTCCTGCGGCGCATGGGCGTCATCCGGCTGGACGAGCAGGAGGACGGCCGGCTGGCCCGGGTGCCCACCGCGGCGGCGGAGCTCTACGCGCGGCTGGCCAACTCGTCCGCTGCCGATCGCACCGGGACGGAGGTCGCCGATGAGCTCGCGAGCTGAGCCAGTCTACGACGGCTACTTCGCCGACCCGTTCCTCGCCCGCTTCGGCGGTGAGTTCATCGCCTACGGCTCCGACGACGACCGGGTGCTCGACGGCACCGAGACGCGCGCGTTCGAGGCGCTCCGCTCCCCCGACCTCGTCCACTGGACGAGCGCCGGCGGCGTCCTGGAGCGGCTGGACCCCGCGCTCGGCGACGCCTACTGGGCGCCGGAGGTCGTGGCGGACGGCGGCGCCTACTGGATGTTCTTCTCCGTCGGCCACGGCATCGCCGGCCACCACCTGCGCGTCGCCCGTGCGGACTCCCCACTCGGCCCGTTCGTCGATCAGGGCGTGAACCTCACCCCGGACGAGTCGTTCGCGATCGACGCGCACCCGTTCCGGGACGTCGACGGCGGCTGGTACCTGTTCTTCGCGCGCGACGTGCTCACCGGCGAGAGGCCCGGCACGCACCTCGCGGTGATGCGCCTCGACTCCCCCACGCTCCGCGGCTCCGACCCGGTCGCGGTGCTCGCGCCGGACGCCGACTGGCAGGTCTTCGAGCGCGACCGCGCGATGTACGGCCGCGCCTTCGACTGGCACACCCTGGAGGGCCCGACCGTCGTGCGGCGCGGCGACCGGTACCACCTGTTCTTCTCCGGCGGCCGGTGGGAGGGCGACGGCTACGGCGTCTCAGTCGCGACCGCTCCGCACCCGCTCGGCCCGTGGACCCACGAGGTGCGGGAGGCCGCCGACGTGCTGAGCACGGAGCTGACCGGCCTCCTCGGCCCCCGGCCACAACTCGGTGCTGCGGCTGGACGACGACGCCGACCTGATCGCGTTCCACGCCTGGGACTCCGTAGGCGGCAAGCGGCAACTGTTCATCGAGCCGCTGTCGTGGGAGGCCGGGGCGCCGAAGGTGGTACTCCCCGGGCCTGGTTCTGTCGCGGCCACCGGCGCAGGATGGAGGGCGTGAACACCACCGCCCCCACTGCACTCGTCACCGGAGCCACCAGCGGAATCGGGAAGGAGATCGCTCGCCAGCTCGCAGCGCAGGGCTGGAACGTCCTGCTCGGCGCCCGCGACCTCGCGCGCGGCGAACAGGCCGCCGCCGAGGTCGGCGGCGCCGTCCTCCCGCTCGACGTCTTGGACGCCGACAGCATTGCTGCAGCCGCAGCAGCCGTGCCGGCCCTGGACGTGCTGATCAACAACGCCGGCATCTCGCTCGACATCGCCGAGGTCATCACCGACGTGGACGTGGACGTGTTCCGGCGCACCTACGAGACCAACGTGTTCGGAGTGGTCGCCGTCACGAACGCGTTTCTCCCGGCACTGCGCCACTCCGCGCATCCGCGGATCGTCAACATCTCCAGCGGCACCGGCTCGCTCACCTGGAGCACCGGGCCGAACCCGCAGTTCGACTACGTGGCCGCCTCGTCCGGCCGCGGGGCCGCCTACCGGTCGTCGAAGGCCGCGCTCGACGGCCTGACCGTCTTCTACTCGCATGCCCTCGCGGCCGACGGGATCAAGGTCAACGCCCTGGCGCCCGGCCTGCGCGCGACCAACCTCAACACGCGGGCAGCGGGCCTGGGTGGCGACCCGGCCGAGGCGGCGGAGGGCGCCGTCCGTCTCGCGACGCTGCCCGACGACGGACCGACCGGACAGCTGTTCTCGTGGGACGGCACCGTCGCGCCCTGGTGATCCGCGTGCGGTTCGTCAGCGCACGTCGTACTGGGACCGCCCGAACAGCGCCACCCACTCCGCGTACGTGTGGTCGTGACCGATCGGGCACCAGCAGCGGACGCTGATCGTGCGGCTGTCGCCGGAGCCCTGGATCGTCTCGACGTGCGCGACGGGCGCGGGCCTCCTGATGGGGGTAATCGCTGCACCCATGATCGTTTCCTGTCTCGTTCGGTTTCCCCCACCTCTCGAAGAAGAGTAGGTCGGCGACCTGAGATGGATGCCCTGGATCAGCGAACTCGAAGCCTGGCGGCCGCCCCAATTCTCGGGTAGACGGAGGCGCTCATCCTCGGGCGGGCGGCGTCCCGTCGGTGCGGCGCGCGTCGGCACGCCGCGGGTGGTCGCGGGGTGGCCCAGCGCGTACCATCCACACCATCACCCGTTCGCCGACCGAGACGAGTCCGTCATGGAAACGCGCACCATCCCAACGCCCGGAGCCGAGATCGTCTACGACGTCGCCGACGCGGAGGCCGGCGACGGAGGCCATCCCCCGCTCGTCATGATCGGCCAGCCGATGGACGCGAGCGGCTTCCGCGCCCTGGCCGCCTACCTCCCCGACCGCGTCGTGGTCACCTACGACCCGCGCGGCCTCGGCCGCAGCACGCGCAGCGACGGCGAGGTGACCAACACCCCCACGACGCAGGCCGAGGACGTCCACGCCGTCATCGAGGCGCTCGGCGCCGGCCCGGTCGACCTGTTCGCGAGCAGCGGCGGCGCCGTGACCGCGCTCGCCCTGGTGACCGCCCATCCCGGGGACGTGCGCACCCTCGTCGCCCACGAGCCCCCGCTGCCCGGCGTCCTCCCCGACGCGGAGGCCGCCGAGCGCGGCCTCGACGCGGTGCACGCCGCCTACGACGCCAACGGCTTCGGAGCGGGCATGGCCGCGTTCGTGATGATGACCTCGTGGCGCGGCGAGTTCACCGACGACTACTTCGCCCTCCCCGCACCCGACCCCGCGATGTTCGGGATGCCCACCGCCGACAATGGCGACCGCACCGATCCTCTGCTCTCGCAGCGCTCGGTCGCGATCACCGGTTACCGCCCCGACATCGACGCCCTGAAGGCCGCCCCGACCCGCGTCGTCGTCGCCGTCGGCGAGGAGTCGGAGGGCGTGTTCACCGGCCGCACCTCGACCGCTCTGGCCGGCCTGCTCGGGACGTCGCCCGTTGTCTTCCCGAGCCACCACGGCGGTTTCGCGGCCGAGGACTCCGGCTACCCCGGCAAGCCGCGGGAGTTCGCGGCCCGCCTCCGCGACGTGCTCGACGAGTCGTGAGAAGCGACTTCGCTGGCACCACCGCCCAGTTCTACGCCGAATTCCGCCGCGACCTCCCCTCCGACCAGGCCGACCGCCTCGTCGCGGCGGTCGGCCTGCGCCCCGACGACATCGCGCTGGACCTCGGCTGCGGCACCGGCCAGCTCGCGGTGCCCCTCGCGGAGCACTGCGCCGCCGTGGTCGCGATCGACCCGGAGCCCGACATGCTCGCGGGCCTGCGCGCCCGTCGCGCGGAGCGGGTCGTGTGCGTGCTGGGCGGCGACCGGGACCTGCCGACGCTGGCGGTCCCGTTCGCGGCCCCGCTCGGCCTCGTGACGATCGGGAACGCCCTCCACTGGATGGACGAGCGCTCGACCCTGCGGACCGCGGCCGCGCTGCTGCGCCCCGGCGGCGCGGTCGCCGTCGTGACGCAGGGCCCGCCGCTGTGGCTCGGTCCCGCGCCGTGGCAACGGACGGTGCGGCAGGCGCTCGAATCGCTGTACGGGCCGGTGACGGGCAACTGCCGCACGGATTCGTCGGCTCTGGAGGAGCGCCGCGCGATGGCGACGGAGTTGGGGCTCGCCACGGAGGTCCTGACCTGGACGGCGTCGTACCCGGTCACGGTGGACTGGGTGATCGGGCATCTGGGCAGCGCGCTGGGCTCCGACAAGCTGAGCAGGGTGGAGGAGCTTCGGCTGCTCCTGGAGCAGCTTCGGGACGAGTCCATGGTGGAGGAGGTCACGACGAGCGTGCTGGTCATTCGCCCCGGCGGGTGACGGGCGATGCCAACGCACCGGGTCGTGCGCCACACTGACAGCGTGACAACCTCCGAGCGCACCCTCATCCTGCTGCGCCACGCCAAATCCGACTGGTCCGGCGCGCTCCCCGACGTCGACCGCCCGCTGGCCGAGCGCGGCCACGCGCAGGCCCCCCTCGCGGGTCGCTGGCTCGCGAGCCACGCCGGCGTGATCGACCTCGCCGTGGTGTCGCCCGCGCGGCGCGCCCGCGAGACGTGGGAGCTGGTGTCCGCCGAGCTCGCTCCCCCGCCTCCCGTGCGATTCGACGAGCGCGTGTATGCCGCCTCCGCGGACCAGCTCCTCGCCATCGTGCGGGAGGCGCCGGCCGACATCCGCACGCTGATCCTCGTCGGCCACAATCCCGGCATGGAGCAGCTCGCGTCGCTGCTCGCCCGGCGGGACGTGATCCTGCCCACCTCGGGAATCGCCGAGCTCGGCGTCGACGGACCGTGGTCCGGGCTCGACGCCACGTCGGCGGTCCTGGTCGCTGCGGGACGCGCGGACGGCCGCGACCTGAGCTGATCGGACCGTCTCGCCGAACGTCGAGGGGCATTTCATGCATTGACCGGGCGGTCAATCAATTCTAAAATCAGATATGACCCCCAGATCGGGAGCCAACTGACGAAGGGATGTTGGTGTCGATGAACAAGTGGACTCGCTGGCAGGACTGGGTGGCCGTCGCCGCCGGTCTCTATGTCGCATTGTCGACGATCTGGATCGCCCACACGGGCGCGTCCTTGCCGATCATGCTCGTCCTCGGTGTGCTGCTGGTCGCCGCGGGACTGTGGAGCCTGGCCATGCCGGGCCTCGTCTCGATGGAGTGGATCCACGTCGCTCTCGGCGTCCTGCTCGTCGTCTCGCCGTGGGTGGGCAACTACACCTCCAACGCCGCCGCCGCCTGGACATCCTGGATCGCGGGCATCGTCGCCCTGGCCGCCGGCCTCCTGGCCGTGCAACCGGCGATGAAGATGCATCACCCGCAGGCGACGCACTAGATCAACCGAGCGCGAGGGGTCGGTCGCCGGCCCCTCGCGCACCAGTGGAAGGACACCTGTGGAACAGCCGACGGAAGCGCGCACCCGGATCCTCGACGCGGCCGAGACCCTCTTCGCCGAACGCGGCTTCGACGCGACCGCGACCTCCGCCATCGCCCATACTGCGGCCGTCCCCAAAGGCCTCCTGTTCTACTACTTCCCCACCAAGAAGGACATCCTCGCGTCCCTGGTCGGCGAACGCCTCGGTCCCGGCCGCATCGACCCGGACCCCCTGATCGAACCGGGCAACCCGGTCAGGTCGCTGCTGAACCTGAGCCAGAAACTCTTCCGCGTGCAGGCCGACTCCGACGTGCTCCGCGTGATCGTCTGGCGCGAGCAGCACTCCCACCCGGAGGTCAAGGCCAAGCTGGCCGCGCACCGGCGCGCGCTGCACGCGACCATCGAGAAGGTGCTGGCGGGGAGTCTGCGCATCCCGGTCGGGGGGACGCGGCTGCGTGCTGCGGCGCTTGCATGGGGTGCGATCGTGACGGCGCCACCGCTGGAGGATGAGCCGCTCGACGACCTCGCCACCCTCGCGGAGCTCCTCTGCGCCGGGTTGCAGCATGGTTCCGCCGAGCCGAGCAACGGCTGACCCCGGCGCCCGACGTCCGCGGCGTCGCGCCCTATCGCTGACATCGCCCGTCTGGGAGAATCCAGTTATGCCGTCCACAGCGGCGACCGATGCTCTGGCGATCGCACGGGCTGCCTTCGCCGATCGGCGCTGGGATGACGCCTTCGTTCTTCTCGCCGCTGAGGATCGTGAGCGACCGCTCGAGATCGGCGATCTGGAGCTTTACGCGATGTCGGCGTCGCTGACAGCCCGCGACGATGAAGCGTTCGCGATCCTCGCACGCAGTTACGACCGCTGCCTGATCGAGGGCGACGAACACCGTGCGGCCGGCTGCGCCTTCTGGATCGGCTTCCGGATGATGTCCCTGGGCGAGTCGGGGCGCGCCGGCGCGTGGCTCGGGCGGTCGACCGCGATCGTCGACCGGCTGGAGGACTGCGCCGAGCGCGGCTACCTTCTCATCCCGCGCATTCACCAGGAGCTCCGCGCCCATCGAACGGCGGCGGCCCATGCCCTCGCGTTGCTGGCCGCCGACTCGGGCGACCGGTTCGGGGAGGCCGACCTGTCCGCTCTCGCACGTCAGCTCGACGGGCGCGCGCTCATCGAGCAGGGTGACATCGCCGACGGGATGCGGCTGCTCGATGAAGCGATGCTCGTCGCCACGACCGGCGCCGTCACCGAGCTGGGCCGCGGGCTCGTGTACTGCTCGGTGATCGGATGCTGCCAGCGGGTGTTCGCCGTGGACCGGGCCCGGGAATGGTCGGACGTCCTCGAAGCGTGGTGTCGTTCGCAGGCGCAGCTCGGCATCTTCAACGGGACCTGTCGGGTGCACCGCGCGGAGCTGCTCCGCTTCGGCGGGGCGTGGGCGGC
This genomic stretch from Leifsonia sp. EB41 harbors:
- a CDS encoding LacI family DNA-binding transcriptional regulator; translation: MPKTRDARSAVTLKDVAERVGITSSAASMALADHARISSKTKAAVRQAAQELGYVPSSAGRALRNQRAGAVALIVPNTSQHVFGHSYFMHVLTGVSDAANAHDSQVIVSTNSDAENGVAAYERVVRSRSADGAIVTSSAVDDFHVEELVASGLPVVLIGNFPYLPGSVSIGIDDVAATRTLTEHLIDVHGRRRLVHVTGPLDHQTGLDRREGFLAAVRSRRLEDDAQIVRGEFNEESGAAAVVAALADDREVDGIVFANDDMAFGGLQELKRAGLRVPEDISIVGFDDFGLARVTTPGITTIAVPAEEMARRATERLFDLVEGRFDGPAHEELGVTFVPRRSCGCPDAT
- a CDS encoding ABC transporter substrate-binding protein; amino-acid sequence: MKIRRSLVVVAGVAASMLALTACSGTSGTSGGKVDLTVWTGFTGGDRPGYDTIVKDFNASHPNIHVTMNVQPWDTIAQKLPSAWLTGQGPDIAAPSSDPNAIAQYVKTNSVLAITNTGSGDTKINTDKLAPGTVKEFTYDGKLYAVPANFATLSLYYNKKAFAAAGIAAAPTTVAELQADAKKLTINGGQTQYGLSLADNQTIQMWPILQWLEGGDIVDAKGCSVVQTSAGQKSLSTWSDLVVQDKISPVGQTGAQADSLFSAGKAAMEINGPWAAPGYKSAGIDLGIAKIPVGVDGSSVTLGATAPLAISAKSKHPQEAQEFLAYWTSKTEQQKFSLQTGFPPLRTDLADDAKLKADPTVSIFTSQVPDSRLYLPHVTNATQVDANAYVPLIGQITRGTSVGSATADAAKTIDSLTGCSK
- a CDS encoding carbohydrate ABC transporter permease, translated to MSTHTTEPALSRPARDGAGPLPRTEAPVRRGPRGDASPRRRRRRFQPAWLFMAPSLIILGVFVLFPILQTLYYSFFDWTIGASTQTFLGFGNYIKLFQDPQFWNALGVTLVFSAFAVVLQVTLGFGSALLLLKENLITRVVRSVFFFPTIVSFVTIGLVWKFLLDPSIGLVGGLTQLLGLQPVAWLTSTSLALPSVIFVAVWRSVGFAMILFVAALKAVPAERYEAARLDGANNRQLTLFITIPSVRPTLLFATMILTIQSLQVFDLVYVMTDGGPVFRTDSLVNLIYRDGFVNYQTGYASAISWVLFALIMLLSLLQLRLFRYNDVD
- a CDS encoding carbohydrate ABC transporter permease is translated as MSTETGVRVRRPGAVTALAASSKWIFLGIGLLFAIVPFIWMVSGSFRSESDLFGNPASLFPTSITLHGYLGVWEQLPFLRLLGNTFLFAGVTTVATLLFDSLCAYALARLKFRGRNLAFILVIATLMVPFQVTLIPVFIELFHFGWLNTYQGLIVPRATSAFGIFLFRQFFISIPTELDEAARIDGAGHFRIYWKIILPLAKPAIATVAILNFMNLWNDLLWPLVVTSDPNMLTLPAGLTLFGGQHVTDHAVLLAGATISLIPIAVAFFFAQKYFVAGVATTGLK
- a CDS encoding family 1 glycosylhydrolase — translated: MTAAGLGPGEFAWAAGIEDTCVYPPEHFAMADLDEYDLTDHTGNWRDDLRAVRDLGATVLRYGVNWPLVHTAPGVFDWTMLDERLRYASEELGLTVIADLVHYGTPTWLRASFADARYPQTVAEFAGAFAARYRGVVDHVTPLNEPLTTASFCGLRGVWPPSLTGWDGWTAVTLGVVEGMAETIRAVRAANPDAVIVHVEATSQYSTDDAGLAENAGLAEHAALLESVGMLPTDLLLGRVHPSHPLHAWLLEQGASPERLERLTVTPPTVDLLGVNYYPDLSPRTLVQRADEVAQVATNRWSDGLADSLRAFSARYGLPMLITETSIEGDDELRSAWLDDSVRSIGELRAQGLDIRGYTWWPVFDFVDWSYASGGRNVEEFVVDDDIVAARQHSGDGAEDGRRAKTPFLRRMGVIRLDEQEDGRLARVPTAAAELYARLANSSAADRTGTEVADELAS
- a CDS encoding SDR family NAD(P)-dependent oxidoreductase; translation: MSSRAEPVYDGYFADPFLARFGGEFIAYGSDDDRVLDGTETRAFEALRSPDLVHWTSAGGVLERLDPALGDAYWAPEVVADGGAYWMFFSVGHGIAGHHLRVARADSPLGPFVDQGVNLTPDESFAIDAHPFRDVDGGWYLFFARDVLTGERPGTHLAVMRLDSPTLRGSDPVAVLAPDADWQVFERDRAMYGRAFDWHTLEGPTVVRRGDRYHLFFSGGRWEGDGYGVSVATAPHPLGPWTHEVREAADVLSTELTGLLGPRPQLGAAAGRRRRPDRVPRLGLRRRQAATVHRAAVVGGRGAEGGTPRAWFCRGHRRRMEGVNTTAPTALVTGATSGIGKEIARQLAAQGWNVLLGARDLARGEQAAAEVGGAVLPLDVLDADSIAAAAAAVPALDVLINNAGISLDIAEVITDVDVDVFRRTYETNVFGVVAVTNAFLPALRHSAHPRIVNISSGTGSLTWSTGPNPQFDYVAASSGRGAAYRSSKAALDGLTVFYSHALAADGIKVNALAPGLRATNLNTRAAGLGGDPAEAAEGAVRLATLPDDGPTGQLFSWDGTVAPW
- a CDS encoding alpha/beta fold hydrolase; the protein is METRTIPTPGAEIVYDVADAEAGDGGHPPLVMIGQPMDASGFRALAAYLPDRVVVTYDPRGLGRSTRSDGEVTNTPTTQAEDVHAVIEALGAGPVDLFASSGGAVTALALVTAHPGDVRTLVAHEPPLPGVLPDAEAAERGLDAVHAAYDANGFGAGMAAFVMMTSWRGEFTDDYFALPAPDPAMFGMPTADNGDRTDPLLSQRSVAITGYRPDIDALKAAPTRVVVAVGEESEGVFTGRTSTALAGLLGTSPVVFPSHHGGFAAEDSGYPGKPREFAARLRDVLDES
- a CDS encoding class I SAM-dependent methyltransferase, yielding MRSDFAGTTAQFYAEFRRDLPSDQADRLVAAVGLRPDDIALDLGCGTGQLAVPLAEHCAAVVAIDPEPDMLAGLRARRAERVVCVLGGDRDLPTLAVPFAAPLGLVTIGNALHWMDERSTLRTAAALLRPGGAVAVVTQGPPLWLGPAPWQRTVRQALESLYGPVTGNCRTDSSALEERRAMATELGLATEVLTWTASYPVTVDWVIGHLGSALGSDKLSRVEELRLLLEQLRDESMVEEVTTSVLVIRPGG
- a CDS encoding histidine phosphatase family protein → MTTSERTLILLRHAKSDWSGALPDVDRPLAERGHAQAPLAGRWLASHAGVIDLAVVSPARRARETWELVSAELAPPPPVRFDERVYAASADQLLAIVREAPADIRTLILVGHNPGMEQLASLLARRDVILPTSGIAELGVDGPWSGLDATSAVLVAAGRADGRDLS
- a CDS encoding SPW repeat protein, producing MNKWTRWQDWVAVAAGLYVALSTIWIAHTGASLPIMLVLGVLLVAAGLWSLAMPGLVSMEWIHVALGVLLVVSPWVGNYTSNAAAAWTSWIAGIVALAAGLLAVQPAMKMHHPQATH
- a CDS encoding TetR/AcrR family transcriptional regulator, with amino-acid sequence MEQPTEARTRILDAAETLFAERGFDATATSAIAHTAAVPKGLLFYYFPTKKDILASLVGERLGPGRIDPDPLIEPGNPVRSLLNLSQKLFRVQADSDVLRVIVWREQHSHPEVKAKLAAHRRALHATIEKVLAGSLRIPVGGTRLRAAALAWGAIVTAPPLEDEPLDDLATLAELLCAGLQHGSAEPSNG